TATCGGTTTGCTAACTAAGCTTACCATCATATTTACGAGAAGAAGAATAAATATTCAGAGCCTTACTGTATCCGAAACTGAGCGTGAAGGGGTTTCTCGTTTTACCATTGTGATTCAGCAGGAGAAACGTGAGCAGGTAGAAAAACTTGTTCGTCAGATTCGTAAAATTGTGGAGGTTTTGGCTGTTTTCGGTTATCTCAATGATGAGATAGTTTACAACGAGATTGCTCTGTTTAAGATTTCTACGCCCCTTGGGTCTGCACCGCTTGACTTAGAAACAATCAACAGAGTGCACAAGGCATGGGTTGTTTATTGGGGTTTGGATTATGTTGCAATTCAAAAAACAGGTACTGAAGAAGAGATTTTTAAATTCTTCAAATACATCAAGCCTAATGGTATCATTGAATTTGTGAGATCAGGTAGAATTGCAGTTGGTAAGACGCCAAAAGGCTTAGTAGAGTACTTGCCTGAGGATGTGGAGTATAAGTATTATATGTAATTAGAAAAAAAGTATTTGCTAAGGTGAAGAATTTGAAAACATATGAATTAATACTGAAGGGATGGTCAAAAGTCATCTTAGTCGTTTTTTGTATGCCATTATTTCTTTTGAGTTCTTGTAAAAAAGAAGATCCAATACCCAATCGTGCCCCAGCTGATTTTATTGTTCAGGCGACTTTGGATGCCGATGGAACAACTGTAAAATTATCTTGGATTAAGGCTGTTGATCCAGATGGAGATGCTGTAAGTTATACAATAATTTTAGGTGATACTTTAGCCAAAAACTTAAGTGATACAACATTTATAATTGCCGATCTTGGTTATGATTTTACTGAGGAAGGTAAGATTATAGCTCGCGATCCAGCGGGGTTAAGTACAGAGGTCAAATTCTTTGTAACCACGCTTGAAAATCCTTTTTTTGAAATACCAGACCCTAATTTTGAAAAATACTTAGTTGATGCCAAAATTGACAAAGATGGAATTGTAAATGGGAAGATGGCGAAGGTGGATGCGAATGGGTTAAAGAAAATAGACTGCTATGGAAGGAAGATTAATAGCTTAGTAGGGATTGAGCAGTTTGTAGATTTAGAAGAATTGAATTGTTACAGTAATTCAATTTCAAGCATAGATGTAAGTAAGAATTTAAAATTAAAAACTTTGAATTGTTTTACTAATTCGCTTACAGTCTTGGATTTGAGTAAGAACACCAATTTGGAAAATTTACGTTGTCTTGAAAATTCG
This portion of the Spirosomataceae bacterium TFI 002 genome encodes:
- a CDS encoding acetolactate synthase, small subunit, encoding METYTICVFSENNIGLLTKLTIIFTRRRINIQSLTVSETEREGVSRFTIVIQQEKREQVEKLVRQIRKIVEVLAVFGYLNDEIVYNEIALFKISTPLGSAPLDLETINRVHKAWVVYWGLDYVAIQKTGTEEEIFKFFKYIKPNGIIEFVRSGRIAVGKTPKGLVEYLPEDVEYKYYM